CTGGACAATGGAAGGCGTCTTTCCCTTCAACAAAGTTGAgcaaagttgaacaaagttgaacaaagttgaacaaagttaaACAAAGTTGTTCTTCATTTCTTGAGTGACAACCTGATAGGACTGGCAGATTGGCTCTTCCACACGGCTGTTCCCCAGGTTTCTGCTGATCCAGAAAGGAGTCAGATGAGATAAACGATATGTGACCTGTCTGCTGTATATGCTTgaggctgcagctcaaacaTAAGGCTGGCTTGAGTGATGAAAGCTTCCTGTCAGAAAGCCTGACTGGAGCGCACATGAAGGATGTGGAATTTGGGTAGTGTCTTTGTCTTATGCTTtcatgtttgattgtttttttgttttgtttttctactttgCAGAACAGTTTCAAATGAAGTTGTGATCAGGGCTGGTCACCATGAAGTTCGTCTGGAAATCTGCCATCACTTTCCTATTTCTGACTATGTGCCTCCTCGTCTTCATAAAGTTTACTAAGAATGTTCAGAAGGTGAGAATTTACTGAATAATTAGTAGTGAAATATAAAACTGTTTTAAAGTGGAAAATGTTACTGgagctgaaaaaaatacataaagtcATCTACACAAGGTTACATGCCCCACCTGGACTGGGAACAAGGCATTTCCAGTATTAATGTACTAGGTGTTGCACATTTTTGCtgcaaaaaacaatcaaaaaaaagCTTGGAAAAGCTCCAATAGTGGCAGGTCTGTGTTTGTCTGGCCCACCTGTTGTCTGCGTCTAGTCCAGCACCCTCTCTGTGTATTCCACCTCTGCCTGATGTCCATGTCCCACACtatttccctccatctctcctgaGTACCCAGTCAGTCCCATCtactgtctgtgtctgtctgactCGCCTCTTGCTCCAATCATCTTATTAGCCAATCCCCTTGCAGTTCCTTTCCTCCTGAATGTGTTCAGTCCTGTCTCCCTCGTTTGTCTGCGTCGGGTCATCTGATGTGACTTACCCAAGACAAGATACTCTGATGTATCCTGTATGTTTGGACATCCAGGTCCTTCTTTGTCTACCTATTTCATTTGATTCTTTGGTTTATTTGGACTCTGTTTTCAGACTTTGACTCTAGCTTGGATCAACCCATTGGCCTTATTTGCCTCAATAAACCTGCTTCTGCCTCTGAACTGGCTCTGGTTGGCTTTTGGGTTCTGTGACATGTATTCGATATGCATCATTTTTTGATATCCCATCACTGAAAATGCCATCAGAAAGCAACAATACTACTGAAAATATCCTGTTTTATTTGTGAAAGCACAAACTGTGGGCCAGTCTGTATAATTCGGCAATCAAACTTTGGCTTTTTCAGGTTGAGGATGAACTTGACCCCATCACTACCTTACAAGTTACCAGTAAACATCAGAGGAATCTCAGTTTCTGCTCCTTCCGACATCTTTCTCCAGAAGAGGCTGTTGAGGAAAACCTCATATTAAACTCTATTGCTTGGCCTAAAATTCcgcctctgctgcctcctcgTTCAATAAACGACACCAGCGATCCGGCCCACAGCAGCTTCATCATTCTTCCAAAGAAGGGAGGTGGTCAGTGGATCGTTGGGGATCAGCTGAAGGTCAGGATCAAAATGTTTGACTACCACGGTCATCCCAAGAAATACGGAGGAGACTTCATACTTGCTCGACTGCACAGCCCTGCTCTTGATGCAGGTGTTGCAGGTCAAGTGTTGGACCATCTCAACGGCACCTACTCCGTAGTTTTCCCTTTACTCTGGGAAGGATCTGCACAGGTGGAGGTAAGTGCTGTTGGGATGATGTTAAAACCACCTCGTACATGATGTGATGTTTAGCAACTAAGGCTAACGgcaaaattactttttttttttttttttaactgaccGACCTGAAAGTCTGTTGAATAATTTATTTAATGGTCAAATGAAAAACCATCTTATAGATTTTTCTGAAGGTGTATATTGACAGATGGAGGAATGAAAGGGATGGCaacattgatttattttaaaattgtgagagcttctttctccatctcGTCAGATGACTCTGGTTCACCCCAGTGAGGCAGTCGCTGTACTCCACTGGCTGACCTATTACCAGCCTGATCGACTTGATTACAACACCCAGTTCCGGTCAGGTTCAGTCAGAGAAACCACCATCTGCAACATCTGCCTGCCTCCAACCCAGGAACCCATCTGTGACTACACTGATGTCCGTACAGGTGAACCGTGGTTCTGCTACAAGCCAAAGACGCTGAGCTGTGATCATAAAATCAGCCAGTCAGCAGGCCCAATCAAAGAAACAAGCTTTGTAAacagagatttttttcaaaGGTGTGTGTTCACTTTTTATGAGCATTGTGAGATATCTGTCTGCCATTTTTTGGAACAGTGAAGATTGAATTGAATGACCTGAATGCCTGAGAAACATGAACAAGTCTGACCAACAGTCACCACGTTTGTGTTGTAACACATGCAAAAATCTTGTTTCCTTCTTTTAAGCCACTTTTAATAGTTTTTAGttgaaacatttgattttattgccAACAGCTGCTGTGTATCTCAGTATTTCATACAGAAAACGTGTGATGCAAACTAATATTGGTTGTAGGTCGAAGTTTTGTACATGCACATGTGCTGTCAGGCATTTGATATTGTGTTTCTTCCCTCAGAGACGTCAACCTAAAAGTCTTCATTGGAACATCAGGACCTGCTCAAGTCACTGTGCTGTCAAAAAAGGAAGGtaatgtgcaaagaaaaaaaaaagattgttccTTACAAGGGGATATAAACAGCACCAAAGCATTGACTAAAGGCTCTAATTTGGTAGCACAACACAGGGTGGTGCAGGGTGGCAGACCGTAGCATAACCCACACAGTAGTGATTAGACACGGCTAGGATGGGTGTAGCCATGCACCAGATGGAGGTTTTGACAGATTCAGCTTGACGCAGTGACAATTTAGTGCCAAAATACTATGCGGAAGGTGCGCTAAAAGCTTGCCATCTTCAGCCTCGTCTATTTTTGGCCCATGTGAAGCACGCCTGGGGCTGTCATAATTTAGGTGACAGCTATGCAGTGTGCATGGGAGAGAACAATCCACCTGGCTGTGTAGTTCTGTACTTAAATGTGAGTATTAGCCtaatatttatacatttttactcAGTCACattaaagatacacaaaatcactcatgacaCAAATGTTCATGAAACAAatgcttttcatttaaatacgtctccttcctcatcctccttttGGACTGCTGGATGGCCTGAGGAGAGCCTTCTTTCCTGGTCCGTGGTCTCAATGCCCACCTGAGACAGAAGGGGAGGAGCAGGCATTTGGCTGCCTCTCCACATCTCAAAAGACATGCAAATGTGGCGTGGCGATGGCATTTTAGATTGGGGCTGCAGACAATGCCACCTGGGGAATTTTGCCCCAGGACATAGTTGAAGAGGAATGTTCTCAAGGAAAACCAATCTGGGTCACACAGATCCGTTCTCACATGTACAAAGAGTGCCAGCAATGTGATTtcccaaaaaatatataaataattttatcacaacaaaaaaaagggggtttACCATAAATGAGGGAAGACAAAGTAAAATCCAAATCTACTACAATCGTGGGTGAACTCAACCTACCAAAGGAACCAGGATCGGGGCCTACCAGGCAAGCGAATGGGCGACACAAATTGCAGTCAGCCACACATGCAAAATTGCACATGCAAATGTGTGACTGACAACACAAGTGGTCACTCAGATGTATTGTAGATCGGCTGTGTTAAACCCAGTCATGCCTTCACTCCTGCCACTTGACCACTTGCCCTGGTTGGAGGAACACAGGCAGAGATGCATCGCGCCGTGTTCAAAAATTGCAAAATGCCCTGGACCACCAGATTGGCACAGCTAAAAAGGAGGTGCAGGGCAGGTACCCACACTTGCTTCTGGTCTACGAAAATAGAGCCCTATAATTACATGtaagaaaagtttaaaaaatactACAGTGCTATACTCTGTTCAGTTAAAGTAAAGAAAGAGATTCTGGtcgatttatttattttttttatacgtTCAAAAATTGACTTGGGTTTGACTACCACAGATCAACCAGAGGCAAGAAGCAGAAGTgtgtctggagcagcaggttATTACTACAAAGGTGTTTGGCGATCACTGCGCGACACTCCAGTTCACCAGTTCAACACAACATCAGCCATCACTGAGTGTCTGAAAAACAAGGAGATCCACATGTATGGAGACTCCACCATCAGGCAGTGGTTTCAATACCTCCTCAAAGCACAACCAGGTATTCACTCTGTGAGAATCTCTTGTATTgtattcattttctttccaacttgattttttttccccccctgtctCAATTACATCTAGATCTCCAGAAGCTTGACTTCCAGTCAAGTTACCCGAAGTCCGGTCCATTCTTTGCTCTGGACAGTGAGAACAACATCAAAGTGACTTTCCGCTGCCATGGTCCTCCAATCCGTTTTAGTGTTTCAACCATTGAGATGCATTACATTGCCAATGAACTCAACGAAGTAGCTGGAGGTCCCAACACTGTCATCATTATTGGCATCTGGGCACATGTCATCACTTTCCCTGTTGAGATGTACATCCGGCGGCTGATGACCATTCGGAAGGCAGTGTTGCGCCTGTTGACCAGGGCTCCAGACACTCTGATCATCATCAGAACTGCAAACCCCAAAGATTTAGCACGATTTGAGGAGATTTTTGCCAGTGACTGGTACATAATGCAGCATGACAAGGTTCTTCGTACCATATTCAAAGGAATAAACGTTCACCTGGTGGATGCCTGGGAAATGACTCTGGCCCACTGGCTGCCTCACAACACCCACCCTGAACCTCCCATTATCAGCAATATGATGAATgctgttttttcctccatatGCCCTGGAAATAGCAGTTAGCATCTGTTGAACAGAGGTGACAAGTACTCATGTTACTGTCACTAAGTAGCATTTTGAGGAATTGGCAATTTTCAAATACTTTTACTCAAGTACATTTTGATCAAAGTATTTTGCTGAGTTACAGTGGAAATCACTCGAGTTACTGAGTGAAAAATCATGTGGAGCAGGCCAGTGTGGTGGACAGGGCATTATATATCAGTTCTTGGATCAGCATTCAATGTCCTTATTCTTCAATATTGAGGTGGTCACTACCTATAAATGTCTGTGTGCCCACCTGGACCGCAGACTGCACTGGTTGGTGCTGATGCAGCATATAAAAAGAGTCCGAGCAGACTGGACTTCCTCAGGAGATTAATATCTTTTGATGCTGTTCCTTTTTTCAAGCGTTGCCGTTGCGGTATTCTTTTGTTGTGGTGTGCTGGGGAAACTGCATGGCTGTCAAACCTGGTAATCCGTTGGACAAGCTGGTC
The sequence above is drawn from the Salarias fasciatus chromosome 17, fSalaFa1.1, whole genome shotgun sequence genome and encodes:
- the LOC115404726 gene encoding NXPE family member 3-like: MFDHHGHPKKYGGDVLTARLHSSALDAGVAGQVLDHLNGTYSVVFPLLWEGSAQVEVTLVHPSEALAVLHRLIYDQPDQIAYNALFRLGSVNETTICGICMRPTQHPLCDYTDVEDELDPITTLQVTSKHQRNLSFCSFRHLSPEEAVEENLILNSIAWPKIPPLLPPRSINDTSDPAHSSFIILPKKGGGQWIVGDQLKVRIKMFDYHGHPKKYGGDFILARLHSPALDAGVAGQVLDHLNGTYSVVFPLLWEGSAQVEMTLVHPSEAVAVLHWLTYYQPDRLDYNTQFRSGSVRETTICNICLPPTQEPICDYTDVRTGEPWFCYKPKTLSCDHKISQSAGPIKETSFVNRDFFQRDVNLKVFIGTSGPAQVTVLSKKEGNARSRSVSGAAGYYYKGVWRSLRDTPVHQFNTTSAITECLKNKEIHMYGDSTIRQWFQYLLKAQPDLQKLDFQSSYPKSGPFFALDSENNIKVTFRCHGPPIRFSVSTIEMHYIANELNEVAGGPNTVIIIGIWAHVITFPVEMYIRRLMTIRKAVLRLLTRAPDTLIIIRTANPKDLARFEEIFASDWYIMQHDKVLRTIFKGINVHLVDAWEMTLAHWLPHNTHPEPPIISNMMNAVFSSICPGNSS